The Clostridium chauvoei genome has a window encoding:
- a CDS encoding TetR/AcrR family transcriptional regulator, translated as MPKVIENLQEKIFDAAIKLFGEKGYENVDMKAIAKESNIAVGTLYNYYSNKRGLYIKVLESSWEGTFNKLQKIVISDLSDREKINKIVEYLYYDIKDRKGLGNYFITGDFLPKEKAEINTDKIVQNILIFLKENNTMLKNREKEELEKLIYMILCTIVLLVNKYGDKDKENLNALKKLLDSFV; from the coding sequence ACCTACAAGAAAAAATATTTGATGCAGCTATAAAACTTTTTGGAGAAAAGGGTTATGAAAATGTAGATATGAAAGCAATTGCAAAAGAAAGCAATATAGCTGTAGGAACATTATATAATTATTATAGTAATAAAAGGGGTTTATATATAAAAGTATTAGAATCTAGTTGGGAAGGTACTTTTAATAAATTACAAAAAATAGTAATCAGTGATTTAAGTGATAGGGAAAAAATAAATAAAATAGTAGAATATTTATATTATGATATTAAAGATAGAAAAGGTTTAGGAAACTATTTTATAACAGGAGATTTTTTACCTAAAGAAAAGGCAGAAATAAATACTGATAAGATAGTTCAAAATATTTTAATATTTTTAAAAGAAAATAATACCATGTTAAAGAATAGAGAGAAGGAAGAGTTAGAAAAATTAATATACATGATTTTATGTACTATAGTTTTATTAGTAAATAAATATGGTGATAAAGATAAAGAAAATTTGAATGCATTAAAGAAACTTTTAGATAGTTTTGTATAA